attaattttaatattaaacagaatttaataattaaacagaattttaatattaaacagaattaattttaatattaagcagaattttaattaaataagagCTTACTTTTGATGGACATGTTACCTaactaaacatttataaacataatattaattttaatattattttttgtattctgaaaaatacttaatttaattaaataagggTTTACTTTTGATGGACATGTTGCCTaactaaacatttataaacataatattaattttaatattaaacataataactaaaaatttgtCATAAACTTGAAGCCActctataaaaaaatacactgaTAACAGAAATGTTAGAATCTTTAAAAAGAAcacatgaaaaaataaaatatatataatgaagcTAATAATTGATGAAACCATTTTGATAGTTTCACCACTTTGAAAAGAATATTGCTTCCATAGGCGAAATCTTCACCTCAATTCTCCACAAACTTTTATATCCTGTTGATAATACAcccaataaaaataattaaaagcttTAATAAAAACAGACGATTGCTTCAAATATAGAATCAAACCAAGTTTGTACTCACGTTGGAATCAACCAAAACCAATTTGATAGTCTCACCATCCTGAGCAGAATATTGTTTCCATAGGCGAATTATCATCGACAAAAACCATTTCAATGGTCTCACCACCCGCAACTGAATATTGGTTCCAAAAACTGATGATCTTAACCTTAACCTTCCATATTGACTTGAACGGTTTCAACTCGGAGATCAAGTTCATGGCAGCCATGGCTAAAAGGTTTAGTTATGACTCTACGAAGATGCTTTGTGGGGATTTGGTAGCGGAATGGCTTACCTCCACTATccttatatatatgtttagatcTCAGGCACCAAATTTAAAATTCCGCAAATATTTTGGCAACTAATACCCGATATTGCGCTTGTCAATCACTCAAAGGCCTAATTAAGACATAAAATGACagcataattgtcaaaatcgAACATCGaacatattattaaaatgaatgATTGTGTAATCATGATGGACGGATCACATGAAGACCGTGAATACCAAGGCTAAATGACAGCAGTATTTTCCAAACTGAAACCTAATTAAAGTCACTAAATTAATACACAAAATTGACAATGTTAATAAGTTTATACATAATTACCATAGATGCTTCTTTcggacaaaaataaaatcaagtttgtatttgtttctgcaaaattgtttttaccatataaaatttatacattaaaTGATTGCGTAATTAATGTCATTATACATGACCATATTGACTTACTATAGATATATACACGACCATATACATGAAATGATTGCGTAATTAATGccatttatttaaaatagataGACTCACATTTATGTATGTGTTTAAATCAATATATACGTGATTGATTTGGAAATAGGTAAGCATCcctttataaattttcaaatgaaCGTAAAGTAATTATGACATTCCTAAATCAGTTGTGTAtagtttttaaacaatttaaatatttttatcaatttaattttGATCTAAAGCAAAgtctaaatataaaaagttttatattGTATCGCACTCGATATAAAATGCTTTTTCGCTATTTCTATAAAagtattgaaaaaataaattaatatagagaacaatatttaattaatatttaactcAAAgtctaaatataaaaagttttgtATTGTATTGCACTcgatataaaatgattttttgctATTTCACTATCctctataaaaatattgaaaaaatattgaaagCACTGTTTAAATCGATTATAAGTAACAATACCTCCATACATCCAAAAGAAATATGACCATATTTCATATTGTGTTCATGAGTGCTTCAATTATATGAAACTCTtggtattatttttattattgtatcGCATATAATACAACGTGGTATATGAAATCGATGAAACATGACTGCGTAATTAATGCCAACGAAATTAATCAACGATCAATAATTATTCCAACGTCATGGTTGGTATAAATGGATTGTATAAGAAAGTATGGTATAAGGCGATTATTCAGTTGCAACCACAATGACATTGGAATGTAATTATTCTAGTGAATTGAAGGTGATTCTATAAATGGGCTGAGAGTGAATATGGTGTCGCCATGTCAGTATGACACTCATATAAATAACATACAAAATAAAGGTTATTCTCCAAATTTACTCCTTGATTAATAAGAACGGGATTTTTCTTTTCGCTGACACTTACCTCTCTTGTATACTCTAGTGATATATTCCAAACGGGGAGGTGGGATTTGATaggatttttaaaaatgctatatCATAACCATAGATCTGTAAGAAGTATTACAAATACAACATTCAGATATCCAATGAGGGAGAATTTAGACAAAAAAACCAGTCCTATAAAATTCTAAATACAATAATCAGACCAGTCTTGAGGAGAGATTTGTATGACAACATCATCATCGCCCCAAGATTATACGTGTCGCATATTCATTGGTCCCTCGTGTTAGAAAAGACCCAACCTCGTATGAGTACGAAGGAAGGGAGTGTACTGAAAATACAATTGTAGCCCGTTCTCAAATTACCGAAGTCCGAAGCAGAGAGAGTTTAACGAGCGATTGTATATCTCTCGTCACTTTGATTTGTCCATGGTCGTCGGTCTCTCAATCATACCGTTCTCCGGCCAACGACTATGATGACTCCATGTAATCTCCCGATTCATCACTCTCTATGGTTACTTGATGTTCTCGTTTTGCATTCGCCCTGAATCTCTGCTTCTGATTGTTTATTTAGCTTATCccttaggttttttttttcttatttggttAGAGTTTGAATCGATTGGCTTTTACTTTAGTGAGAAGTCTTGTTCATGGTGCTGTTTGTTCATTTTTAGCAGCAGCAAGAGGATGAGGAGATGCTTGTGCCGAAAGGAAGGGAATAATGTTGACCATCTGATGCTACGAATTTTTCCCGTACGGTTGGTGCATATGCGCTCAGTTCAGTCTGGCTGCAGTGTAGTCAATCAATTCAAATCCACACCAGATATACCATTAGAAAAGGTACCTCTAAAATTTAGTAAGGTGTACATATTATAAACCCTGAATCCTGAGTTTATGCATGACCGTATAATGCCTAAAGAATGCATGTttgcttatttaaatttctttttcttccagACCTTCTGATAATATGTACTGATTCGGCTCCGCCTACCTCTTCGAGATTTGGGTTTGCTCTTTTTGGTTGATTGATGCGACGGCCTGACAGACTGACACTGCACTCTCTAACCCCTCCTCGCCATGTCTAGCCGTCCTCCGGTAAATTTAATCAGCCATTCTCTTCATCTCTTGATACTATTTAACCTTGCAAGAAGGAATACGATTTTCAAACTTTCGTATTTATCCAGTATCTCAACTCATCATCAATCAATCCGATAAAACGTGGTATCAAAATCAACTTTGTTAATTCCTTGGTAAGATCAAGGCTACATGGGCTTAGTTCAGGGCCGATATAAATTTAAGGCCcataaaatcttattataaataaagcTAGGTCATATAAAAACCTTTTAAAACATAAGAAATTCAATTATAAACACCTTCTTCGGAACCCAGGAGACctaattttatataacaaagCCGCTTTTCGAAAACCTATCTAAGCAGATCTTCTCAACTTGTCTCCAATGGAGGAATACGCGACCACCAAAGTAATCTTCTTCATATCCGAGCTCTATCTTTTAACCTCTGTTTGTTTCTTGAGGGATGGTTTTTTgatttgatcttttttttgtaCCATAGGGGATGAGTCTGCTGACATTGAATGAAAGTGATGCTAAGAAAATCAGACCAAAAAACAGGTAAGAACTGCTAGCTGTGTGTCTGTAGGATTTGTCGATTCTTATATCTTGGTAATAACAATCATATCTCGTGCAATCAAATTATTGTAGCTACATTGGGAGGATTCGTGTGAAGGGATATAACACTGACCTTCCCCATGATGATGTAGTAAACGCGTTGAGAAAACATTTCTCTTCATGTGGAGAGATCACTGATGTTTACATCAGCGTACTACCCAATAATACTCTCCACAGGTGTGTGGCTCCTTCCTCCAGTATTATTCCCATCTCAACTAAAGTTTATCTATATGCTAACTTTTATGTTCTTTTGTTTCACACGcagttttggttttgtttattttctcgGAGAAGGGGCAGTGGACAAGGCGTTGCAGCTTAGTGGACGTGACATGGGAGGCTGGAATGTCATTGCTGATCCTCATCCGTTTCCTAAAGATGCAGACTGgtaacataaataattttaattttttggtatgCTCTTTCTTTGGGGATGTCttgataacatatatattactgTAGCCGCCCTGTGGTAGTAGTTCAAGGATATGACACTAGTCTTAGTAAGACTGATATCAAGAAAGTATTGAGTTATTGACTACACATTTTTCTTCATGTGGAGAGGTCACCGAAATCCAGATTCACAAGCGGTTTGTGCATTggcttattttttcttttattaaagcAAAGCAAATCCTTAACCTCAGAGGACTTTGTgtctttgttttgatttttaatttttttacagcATAGGTGCAGCTGCCGTGTATGTTTATGGAGAATGTGCGGAAGAAAAGGTGCTCGATCTTGATGGGAGCTACATTGGAGAACACAAAATAATTGTTAAGCTTTTCAGTGCGCGGAGAATATATACCGTCCACCCTCGTCGTCGTCATTGCTGTCTTTCCCCAGTTACATCAttttgattcttgattcttgtttatttattaccatagttgtttattttagttaagaAGGGCTAAGATGACTTTAAAGAGTAGAAAGCTCTCGGATCTACTGGGAGAAGACAAAGACAATCTCTAAGTTGTTTGtatctttgtgaaataaatgCAGGTTAAGTTGTTTGtatctttgtgaaataaatgCAACCTGCACTTTTATgctgtttttttcatttttctgaaTCTTAAAATAAACACTAATGATCATCATCTGCTTTCATTTGTATTATTGTATTATTGTATTTATGTTTCGATGTTAAAACTAAAAGCACAATGATCACCTACTAGCAGCGACCTTATTTGAACTTGCATCTTGCTCTTTTGCTTCTTTCTCGTTCCGATCTCTCTGCAGTCACTCCGGGTCCCTTGATAAGGAGGAATATGCTCATGTTTTGAGACAAAATTCAATTTACGTATTTGAATTTTGTAACTTTCTTGATACAAAACTATCTACAGTCATAGACCATGGCACCTCAAACATATGAAAGTTGGTAACAAAATGGTTTTGTAAATATTCCAAAGAAGGCTGAGTGCATTTGCAGCTTAACGAATGGTTTAGAGAGTAATACAACTTGTTTTCATGGAACCCTGTTTTGTATTCAAACATCAAATTCCAGCCTCTGTCAACACTGCCATGAGGCACCATTAATTTCTACCCTCAATATGTCTAAGATGTCACAGCTTCAAGAAATCCAGCTATCTCAAATGAATTCATATCATTATATGGCTCAAAAAGCTTTGGTATTTCAGTAGTAAATAATGTTAAACCCCTGGATAATGGTACAACAAACTTGTACCCATCTTATATAAGAACATGcaagaaaatatttgataaagaTATGGACAAAAAACAgcaaaaatcatcaaaatataaagaaattttgaggataaattaatttaaaatataaaatatcattaagtaaatatgatgtaaaataaattaaaccaatAACTATAGATTATTAGTACTAGCTATTTGATTACTgtaattatataagtaaaagaTAATTGGCTAACTCTTCGAATAAAGTAAATAAGACCAAAATACAGTCAAATGCTGCAAGTGAAAAAGTGATGgcaaaatgaaaacatatacaaaGACTTACCGTTTTTTGTACTCTCCATGCAATGAGCTCTTGAGTGGACAATCGGCTTCAAGCACGAGACCATCACGCTGAATGATCTTTGAGATAAATCCCAACTTTGGAATAGAACCATCATCAATGTCTTATCATATTCAATTTGGTTGCCATATTAATTAGATCTTGGATAGAGAGGTAGGCATCATATggcatacatttttttttattttcaataagcTTCAACTTGACTAGTAAGTGCAATGGCATAGCATATGTTCGTCATCTAGACAAGAATGCATATCTGAAGAACTCTTGGATCGATATATTTTCCAAAGGAATTGAAGTAAACCATCAGCTTGATTTTCTGTAGAATAATTTCCTAAGTTCAGGATCAACAATAGCATGAAGATGGTTGAAATAAAGGAGGAGActttttgataaagaaaaaggTTGAAATGTATAGGCTAACAAATCTTCACAAGCCTCTTCTTGAGAAAGagtgttatttttatataaatatgcaGTAGACATATACATCCTACATATAAtccaaatatcaaaaaaaaaattatgaccagTAACTAGCAAGCCACTATCCAACTTGGTAGACAAATCAGAAAGTACGTGGTTGTATCTCATTAGTGCAACATGTCAATAAGTTGAGTCTTGAAGAGTATATTCTCACAATCAAGGAACTCCTTATCCTTATGCAAATTCTTCAGTTTCTTCAGGATAGGCCATCATGCGAGCTTATAGGCTTCCTGAAAATACAAAAGTCTCTCTTAGTTACATCTTATTTAACACCTAACAAACGATTAAATCAAAGCTTGAAAGCCCtcctaaaatatatatgttttacctTTAGATCCATTTTCATATCGTCTGCAACACTGTAGATGGCTGATTGCACTAATTTTGCTTCATTGAATCTGGTTTCAAACTCCCAGATATCATTCAAGAGCAGTGGATTCTCATCGAGAAAGATACCACCTTCTTCGACATTCACTTGTAAAACTCTGAAAGCTTCCAAACGTTTAAGAGTAAGAACACAGACGGGAGGTGTTACTACAGATTGGTCATCATTAGCTTTTA
The sequence above is drawn from the Raphanus sativus cultivar WK10039 chromosome 7, ASM80110v3, whole genome shotgun sequence genome and encodes:
- the LOC108815228 gene encoding nucleolin 1-like — encoded protein: MEEYATTKGMSLLTLNESDAKKIRPKNSYIGRIRVKGYNTDLPHDDVVNALRKHFSSCGEITDVYISVLPNNTLHSFGFVYFLGEGAVDKALQLSGRDMGGWNVIADPHPFPKDADCIGAAAVYVYGECAEEKVKLFVSL